CTGAAAAGTGAAGAAGTACGTGAGTTAATCAAAGTATTGGACAACTTATACTGCCACTAATGGCAAAGTTGGGCATGCTAAAAGCGTCTTAATTATGCTTACACTATGTAAGTAATGATTAAGGCGTTTTTTTTGTTAAATCTTTAATGAATCGCTTGGGGTTGAATCTGAACTTAGGTGAGAGTTTGAAGATAGGCAGGGATTGCTAGACTGAGACAAATTTCAGACATAAAAAAACCGGCCTAAGCCGGTTTTTTAAAGACTAAATCACAAAATTAAGCAGCGATTGCTTTGATTCTTGTGTTTAGACGTGCCTTTTGACGAGCAGCTTTATTCTTGTGAATAAGGCCTTTAGTCGCCATACGGTCAACAATTGGTTGTGCTTCTGCGAATGCTTCTGTAGCCGCTTTGTGGTCACCGCTCTGGATAGCAGCGATAACACGTTTAACGTATGTACGTAACATTGAACGACGACTAGCATTATGCTGACGACGTTTTTCAGATTGAAGCGCGCGCTTCTTTGCAGACTTGCTATTAGCCAAGGTGCAACTCCTAAAACTGGGATTAATACTTTGAGGGCGAGGAATATGCCTGCTTTTATTCATTTTGTCAATGAATATGGCAGAAATATCCTCAAAAAGACAAATAAAACTACCTTGCTCGGTTATCTTCAACCCAACTCGTGTAAGATGTGGCGCATTCTACCAGTTCTTGTATTGCATAAACAGCATTAGAATTGAAAAATTGAGATATATCCGCGTTTAATAATTCATTAGCAAACTGCTTTGGAGGGGTGCTTGAGTAAAAAGCTATTAAAATCAGGTGCAATTGTCAGTGTGATGACATTGGTATCAAGAGTATTAGGCCTGATAAGAGATGTGGTAATAGCAAACTTGATGGGCGCAGGTAGTAGCGCTGATGTGTTTATTTTTGCCAATAAAATCCCCAATTTTTTACGTCGACTGTTTGCTGAAGGTGCATTTGCACAGGCGTT
This window of the Shewanella goraebulensis genome carries:
- the rpsT gene encoding 30S ribosomal protein S20, with amino-acid sequence MANSKSAKKRALQSEKRRQHNASRRSMLRTYVKRVIAAIQSGDHKAATEAFAEAQPIVDRMATKGLIHKNKAARQKARLNTRIKAIAA